In Fusarium verticillioides 7600 chromosome 6, whole genome shotgun sequence, the sequence GCTCCATCAAAGTTATAATAGAACGGATAATTAATGATCGGTGCCGCATCCCCCACATACAAATCGATCCAATGTCGAGATCCCCACCATCGCTAGGTGCGCAAATTCGCACTGTATTACAGCCACAAACTATGGCGCCCCTGCACAGTAATCGCGTTATCTCTCGCACTAATGGAAGTTTCGTTGCGGCTCCGATATAGAACTTTTTTGCGACGCTGCGGAAGCGGTTTTCCAACAACATAAAAAGGCCAGACGATGCCAAAACGAAAGCGCGGGGAGCCCAATATTGgggacaagcttgagaagcacTGTAATGATGTCTCAAAGGCACTCAAGGCTGCAAAGGGCCTAGAGCGCCAGCGATATAGTAAGCGACTtcatgaagatggagttgagcCTGATAAGAAGGAAAGGTTGGAACGGGAGGTGACGGTCTTGAAGGTGAGTCTGCACGAGGCCCAGTTCCTCAATCAATATTCTCCTAACCAGAATGGCATAGTCTCTTGACCTTCATCAAACCGCGCGCGCTCACCTCTACTCGTCgatcctcaaagtcaaagacctTGCTGCATCTACCAACCTCCCCGAAGAGATTCGCACCGGCGTTCCCAAACCCGAGCTTACCCCCGAAGAACAGGCTGCGCTACACAATGTTACCAGTGCACTATATAATCGTGAACTCGTCAAACAGGCAATCACCCGCGCCATCACCACCTTCTGCCAAGCCCTCGATGTCCCTCTACCCGGAAAAGCGAAACGCGTACgaaagtccaagaaggaagagaaagaggaacAACCGTCCGATAGAATAGATGAGGAGCCCAAGACTGAGGCTATACCTGCTAAGGAATATGTGCGAGCGTCAATTGAAAAGGAGggcgaggttgaagaggaagaatcgGAATTCCAGGGATTCTCAGATCATGACGATCCTGTTCAGGAACctgaagagcttgacagtgaagatgaagcgcaGGAAGAGAAATCTATGTCCAAGTATGACCACTTGCTAGGCGGCTCCTCCGATTCCGATTCCGAAGACGATTTCGACGATGAGAAATTCGAGCGCTTCAAGGGCAAAGAGAAGGTCAATCTGGACGACATATCTGTTTCTGGCTCAGATGCCGCACCAGAGCTCGGTTCCGaatcagaagaagaagaagaagaagaagaactctCTGTATCAGCTTCGCCCTCGCCACctccagccaagaagaagaagagcaaggacaaggcaACGGCATCCGCTCGTCCTCGTGAATCGACCTTCCTACCCACACTCATGGGTGGTTACATCTCAGGTTCTGAGTCTGCTTCCGACGTAGATGTTGCCCCAGCAAAGAAACGTCGCGGCCAACGAGCCCGCCAGGCAATTTGGGAGAAGAAATTCGGtaacaaggccaagcacTTACAAAAGCCTGCGTGGGAAACACAACGCGGACGCGATTCTGGATGGGATGGTAAGCGTGGTGCTGTAGAGCCTGGAGATGGTCCACGAACACCCTGGAAGAAGGGCATTCGCAATCCTCTGGCGGCCAGACAAGGCGGTAGTGCGCGATCGGAGACCAAGCCTGAGGTGAAGAGGCCGCCTccgaagaaggatgatgaaggacCGTTGCATCCTAGCTGGGCAGCCAGGAAGCAAGCGAAGGATGCAGAGAAGACAGCGGCATTTGCGGGATCCAAGATTACATTTGACTAGGCGTACTCTATATATAGCGATACCAGGAGTAATAAAAGTTTGTTCAACAGAAGATATCCTCTGTCATGTCTCGGAGGTCGTTCTAGCATGCACATACACCGGCAAACCACCCTCCATCGGTAGAGTCAGACTACTCTTGCTCACTCTCTCACCTTCAAAAGCAGGTCTGAAGTCAAACAGAGGTAACAACCTCGCCAATGTCTGTACAGCAACCAACTCTGCCATTTTCTTCCCTAGACATACTCGAGGTCCACCATTGAAGACAGGAAACTCGGCTGCTGAACGCTGCATGACTGTCACATCACCCGATGGGGACGTAGTTAGCCATCGCTCTGGGCGAAACTCATCTGCATCAGGGCCCCAAGTTGTGTGAGAACGGCCCATTGCCCAAGCACACCATAATACGACAGCACCTTTTGGGAGGAATGTTCCATCGGGAAGGATTGTttcttgctgagcttgtttgATTTCGAAGGGGATGGGAGGTCGAAGGCGGAGGGTTTCATAGAAGACTGCTAGGACGTAGGGAAGTCGTGCCGGAGTAAGAAGTTCAGGGTCGTCCTCAGGGCGATCTCGATCGCTGACTTCATCTCGTAGGTCTTGGATCGATTGGCATAACTTGTTGGTCACTTCTGGGTGCTTCATGAGCAAATATAGCGTCCACGTAAGTGCCTGAGCAACAGTATCTCTCCCTGCCGAGAGATAATTCAGTGCAGCATCTGCTACAAGGTCGTCGTCACCAATTGCATCCAGCAAAGACTGAATGAGACTTCCTGGCGCATCGGACTGAGTCTTTCCCTCCATTCCCTTGCGATCAGCAACTGCGCTCTGGACGATCCGATGCCCATAGGCCTTGACAGTTCTGATTGAACGTCGCATTCGAGTTCCAAAGAACATTTCTGTCGCAAACCATAGTGGGTTCTGGAACCTTTCAGCTGTAGCCCCTGAAGCATGCTCAAAAGCGACGGTAAAATCATCGTCAGCGTGCATCTCCATGTTGTATGCCATTCGTCCCATCAGCTGCGTCGTCACTTCGTGGACCACGGCCTGTAAGTCCACTACATCTCTCCcagcttcttttccctcGAGAACATGAATGGCTTGTTCTAGGTACTCTGGTAATCGGTCACTCGTCAGAGTCTTCAGAGC encodes:
- a CDS encoding cytochrome P450 oxidoreductase, which gives rise to MHYLSFVLGQPIVLSVTLLLFLYLLGKKSPKPTRNGKPLRKPPNSLPLVGNGIIFLQPRQRLFSWFHRCERLYGYETLHITVPTLPPGVIINNPQNLEFIFRHEGIFEKGDFFKQRSWDLFGHGIINVDGEFWRLQRKAGLRFLSTAALKTLTSDRLPEYLEQAIHVLEGKEAGRDVVDLQAVVHEVTTQLMGRMAYNMEMHADDDFTVAFEHASGATAERFQNPLWFATEMFFGTRMRRSIRTVKAYGHRIVQSAVADRKGMEGKTQSDAPGSLIQSLLDAIGDDDLVADAALNYLSAGRDTVAQALTWTLYLLMKHPEVTNKLCQSIQDLRDEVSDRDRPEDDPELLTPARLPYVLAVFYETLRLRPPIPFEIKQAQQETILPDGTFLPKGAVVLWCAWAMGRSHTTWGPDADEFRPERWLTTSPSGDVTVMQRSAAEFPVFNGGPRVCLGKKMAELVAVQTLARLLPLFDFRPAFEGERVSKSSLTLPMEGGLPVYVHARTTSET